A genome region from Camelina sativa cultivar DH55 chromosome 10, Cs, whole genome shotgun sequence includes the following:
- the LOC104716516 gene encoding auxin-induced protein 15A-like has protein sequence MAIKKSNKAAVSQAASLKKILKRCSSLGKKNQGNCYFNDVPKGHFPVYVGQHRSRYVVPISWLDHHEFQTLLQLAEEEFGFEHEMGITIPCDEVVFRSLISMFR, from the coding sequence ATGGCGATAAAGAAGTCGAACAAAGCAGCGGTATCTCAAGCAGCATCTCTAAAGAAAATCTTGAAGAGGTGCTCAAGTCTAGGAAAGAAGAATCAAGGTAATTGCTACTTCAACGACGTGCCAAAAGGTCATTTCCCGGTCTATGTCGGTCAACACCGAAGTCGCTATGTGGTCCCAATCTCATGGCTAGATCATCATGAGTTCCAGACACTCCTACAACTAGCTGAGGAAGAGTTTGGGTTTGAGCACGAGATGGGTATCACAATTCCTTGTGATGAAGTCGTCTTTCGATCTCTCATCTCCATGTTTAGATAA
- the LOC104716518 gene encoding uncharacterized protein LOC104716518 produces MDPIYEEDVFLGKYQSSELKIASEFLTTWLPFLSRDLCNDCVHLLSHRIRSLDPEHSSNKEDKAGSGSMVDDDSNGKLCDSHSGGFVFGSLSEDSARDAMQSQSTVSETASPRMSWADMAQEDGLQEEEEEEHKESESSTHDVVDPSMKKTPEKRKMSREERERYRFVNVKKLKLFSFYEKVKGESVNILEGLELHTGVFSAVEQKKIVDFVYELQDKGLKGQLQERTFATPKKWMRGKGRVTIQFGCCYNYITDRQRNPPGILKRGAVDPMPSLFKVMIKRLIAWHVLPPTCVPDSCIVNIYYEDDCIPPHIDNHDFLRPFCTVSFLSECNILFGSHITTVGPGEFSGSYSIPLPVGSVLVLNDNGADVAKHCIPAVPKKRISITFRKMDESKRPVGFTLEPDLQGIKPLPYEQNTLLSTPDAVASSSPRSSNNQNGRSHNNRAAHGERSRHRRSRDYPSESREWSSSSQRREKARPTTPNWYYRPKVTTSSDNV; encoded by the exons ATGGATCCAATCTACGAAGAAGATGTTTTCCTCGGCAAGTATCAGTCTTCGGAACTTAAGATTGCCTCTGAGTTCCTAACCACTTGGTTGCCTTTTCTATCTCGAGATCTCTGCAACGACTGCGTTCATCTTCTCTCCCATCGAATCCGTTCTCTTGACCCAg AGCACTCTAGTAACAAAGAGGATAAAGCGGGTTCAGGTTCGATGGTGGACGATGATTCTAATGGGAAGCTTTGTGATTCTCACTCTGGGGGTTTTGTATTTGGATCTTTGTCAGAAGACAGTGCAAGAGATGCAATGCAATCTCAGTCAACTGTTTCTGAGACGGCGAGTCCACGAATGTCTTGGGCTGATATGGCACAAGAAGATGGGCtccaggaggaggaggaggaagaacacAAGGAGAGTGAGTCAAGCACTCATGACGTCGTTGATCCGAGTATGAAGAAGACTCCTGAGAAGCGTAAGATGTCTAGGGAGGAAAGAGAGCGTTACCGGTTTGTGAATGTGAAGAAATTGAAACTGTTTAGTTTTTATGAGAAAGTTAAAGGAGAGTCTGTTAATATCCTCGAGGGGCTTGAGTTGCATACCGGTGTTTTTAGCGCTGTGGAgcagaaaaagattgttgattTTGTCTATGAACTACAAGACAAGGGTCTAAAAGGACAACTTCAAG AACGTACTTTTGCCACGCCGAAGAAGTGGATGAGAGGCAAAGGACGAGTTACTATCCAATTTGGATGTTGTTATAACTATATAACA GACAGACAGAGAAACCCACCCGGAATCCTTAAACGTGGAGCGGTTGATCCGATGCCGTCTCTTTTCAAAGTAATGATCAAAAGGTTGATTGCGTGGCATGTACTTCCTCCAACTTGTGTGCCAGATAGTTGTATCgtcaatatatattatgaagACGATTGCATACCCCCTCATATCGATAACCATGACTTCCTCCGCCCTTTCTGCACAGTATCATTCCTCAGTGAGTGCAATATACTCTTTGGATCACATATCACAACTGTAGGGCCTGGTGAATTCTCCGGTTCATACTCTATACCGCTTCCTGTCGG ATCAGTTCTAGTGCTAAATGATAATGGAGCCGATGTTGCTAAGCATTGTATACCTGCGGTTCCCAAGAAGAG GATATCGATAACGTTTAGGAAAATGGACGAGTCGAAAAGACCAGTAGGATTCACCCTGGAACCTGATTTGCAAGGGATTAAGCCGTTGCCATATGAACAGAACACGCTGCTGAGTACCCCTGATGCTGTAGCCAGTAGCTCTCCAAGGTCCAGCAACAACCAAAACGGTAGGAGTCACAACAATCGAGCTGCACATGGAGAAAGAAGCAGACATCGTAGGTCGAGAGATTATCCTTCTGAGAGTCGAGAGTGGTCATCATCGAGCCAACGAAGAGAAAAAGCACGACCCACTACTCCTAACTGGTATTACAGACCCAAGGTTACTACTAGCTCCGACAACGtttga